The Terriglobales bacterium genome includes the window ATCAGCGCCTGCGTAGCACCTTCGAATGCCCCTTGCCGGACATTGCTGATTCGTCCCGTGTTGCCCTCCAACATGGTTGTTCAACGTGTATCGGGCGATCAACAGACAGTCGGCGTTGGAGGCACATTCAATCCGGCAGTCGTGCGCGTGGTGGATGCCGCCGGCCTGCCTGTGATCGGAGCACCAGTTTTCTTTCGAAGCGACGTGTATCGGGCGCAAACGCGTCAGCAACAGATCGTGCGTGGCGACCTTGTGATTACCGTCAAGGAACAACCGGTGGTGCTCGCGAGTTCAAGCAGTACGGTCGTAACCGATGCAGAGGGCATCGCGCGTACCCAGGTCACGGGAGACCCCTACCAACCTGTAGATATCCTGATGCGCGCAATCGCTGGAGTGTCCGGAATCGACCTGAGCATGCATACCATCTGGATCGATAGTATGCCCCCGCCGGTGATCTCGGCCGCGGTGAGTGAGGCGCAATCCATTGCATCCGTCCCGACCGCCGCAGCCTCACCGCGTTCGCTGTCACCACGCAGTCTTGCCGTGACAACCGCTTCACGCAACTCAACTTCTTCCAGCCCCGCTGTGGCAAATCGTGTGCGAATTGAGCGTGCCCCAAGTTCCGGGAATGACTTCGCAATCAAGCTTACCGACTCACAAGGCCAACCTGTTGCCGGTGCCAGTGTTTCCTTCTTCGTAGACGTGTATTCTCCCGCGAAAGAAACGAACGAATCGGAACTGTCGGATTCTTTTTCATTCCATACGCAGTCAGATTCTTCAGGATTGGCAGAGATGAAGTTCGATGCTCAGGATGAACGTCGAAGCCGCCTTGTGGTTCGGGCCATTGCCGCAGATGCAGAGCTCACTTTCACTCAGGAATCGCGGAGGGCACAGCGTCAGAAGGCTGTCGCTTCCGGCGCTGTGCCCTCTCCGGCTACTTCTTCAAATGCGAATCCACCCACTCGTTCACAGTCTTGTACCAAAGCTGACTGTTCTGAGGCTTCAGAACCCAGTGCCCTTCGTCAGGGAAGTACAGCATCTTCGACGGCACCTTCAACCGCTGAAGGTAAGTAAATAACTGGAATCCTTCTGAGACGTCGAGGCGGTAGTCGAGTTGTCCGTGAACCACCAATGTGGGTGTTTTGAAGTTGGTGGCATAGTTGTTGGGCGACCATTTTTCGTAGGTTGCACGATTCGTCCACGGAGTACCCTGGAATTCCCATTCGGGAAACCATAGTTCTTCCGTAGTCCCATATGCGGAGATCGTATTGAACTGTCCGTCGTGGGAGACGAAGCACTTGAACCGGTTCGTATGGCCGAGCATCCAGTTCACCATGTAACCGCCGTAGCTTGCTCCCATGGCGCACACCCGCTGACCATCGATAAATGGATACGTCTTCGCCACGTAGTCCAGACCGGCCATCAAGTCTTCGTAAGGCTTGCCTCCCCAGTCACCGTTAATCTCATCGATGAACTTCTGACCATAGCCGGTAGACCCTCGCGGATTGATCATCACTACCACGTAACCGTCGGCGGCAAATAGCTGAGCGTTCCACCGGTATGTCCAGGAATCTCCCCATGCACCCTGCGGGCCGCCGTGGATCAGGAACTTCACCGGATACTTCTTGCCCGGTTCGAATTGTGGCGGCTTCAGAAGGAAGCCGTGGACCTTCGTCTTCAGTGCGCCATTGAACCAGAAGGGCTCCAGTTGTGACATGGCGACTTGCGACAGAACTGGGGTATTGATGTGAGTCAACTGTGTCTTCATCGCCGTACCACGCCCGTCATGGATGGCGAAGATCTCGTTCGGCATGGCGATGCTCTGGCCCGTCACGAAGATCGTTGCTCCATCGGGAGACACGGCCGGCGAATCGACGTGGCCACCCTGCACCAGCGTAGGCTTGCCACCGTTGATGCCGATCCGGTACAGCGGCGCTTCGCCCTGATATTCCGACACGAAATACAGTGCGTCCGATTTCGGAGCCCACGCAAAGGCTTCCACCCATTGGTCGAAAGATTCGGTCAGGTTCTTGATTTGCCCTTTCAGGCGGTTGTAGAGCACCAGGCGGAAGCGGTCGCTTTCGTAGCCGTTGCGCATCTGCATGCGCCAAGCGATCCATTTGCCGTCGGGCGAATAGAGGGGAGTGGAATCGCTGCCTGGGGCCGTGCTGATCTTCTTCGGTGTGCCGCCGGAGATGGGCACTATGAAAACTTCGTTGTTTGTGCTGACGGATTCTAGTTCGTCGATGTTGCTTGTGAAGGCTACTTCTTTACCGTCAGGCGAGATCGCATAAAGCGCCTGTCCCCCCAGGCTGAATGGAGGCACGTCGTGGTCACCCGGCGTGATGTCACGGGCGGTACCACCCTCCGCCGGGACCACAAATAGGTGCGTGCGCTTTCCGTACGTGTAAGTCGACCAATGCCGGTAAAACAGGCGCGTAAAGATCTGAGCCTTCACCTTCGACTTGTTGCGCTCGTCATTGCGCTGTTGGTTGCAAGCATCGCTGGGGCAGTCCGGATACACGGAAGACGTGAACAAGATGTTCTTGCCGTCGGGCGACCAGATCGCTCCATCAGCTCCTGTTGAAATCGAACTGACTTTTCGGGGATCGGTGACGAAGATTCCGCGGGCAGAATCGAAATCCGAAACCCACACCTGTGATTCGCCGTCGCGCGCGGAGATGTACAGCACCGACTTGCCGTCGGGCGACCAGCGCGGCCCATCTTCGCCCGGTCCCTGGCTGATCTGGCGTGCTTCTCCGCCACCAGCCGGCATGATCCAAAGATGCGTCGCCTTGGTATTTTTTTCGAGATCAACATCCTGAACAGGGAAGACCACCCACTTGCCGTCGGGTGAGGGCGTCGGGTCTCCCACGCGTTTCAACGCCATCATGTCCACGAACGTGAATGGACGCTTGGTCTGGGCGAGAGCGATTGGCGCAAGCAGCAATATGAAAGCAACAAGGCGGCGCAGCAGCATGAATAAGCCTCCGGAAAGCAAACGGGAAAGTGTAAACGAAAAGCGGATCGGAGTCTGCGTCTTAGGAACTCGCTTCGAGGATCAAACCGTCGTGGTGAGCGCCAGTTCCTGCTGTGCAGCTGGCATTTCGATTGTGATGCCAGCTCCACGCGGTTCAGCATTGAAGGCGCGGATCTCCCCGCCATGCTGCTTCACAATGCCGTAGCAGACGCTCAAACCCAAGCCCGGCCCCTTCCCAACGCCCTTCGTCGTGAAGAACGGATCGAAGACGCGCTCTGGATCGGCGAAGCCTAGACCGCTGTCCACGACGGTCACGCTCACAATGCCGTGATTGAGCCCGGCGCGGACGGTAATCTTCCGATGCTCCAGCCCGTCCACTGCTTCGAGCGCATTTCCCAGTACGTTGAGAAACACCTGTTTTAGTTGTGCTTCATCGAACCGTACCATGGGGAGGTCTTTTTCCACTTCCATCTCAAGATCGATGTTGCGGCTCTTTGCCTGGTATCCACAGAGTTTTAACGCCTCTTCAAGCGACTGATTGATCGAGAGAAGCTTCCGTTCCGCTTTGTCTTGTTTCGCGAAACGGACAAGGTTCTCAATAATCTTCTTCATCCGCAAACTTTCGCGCTGGATGATACCCGCCTGCTGCCGGACCTGCGGGTCTTCCGAGAAGTCGGAAAGCATTTCGGAGTATCCCAAAACTGCGGTCAGCGGGTTATTCAACTCGTGGGCCATGCCGGCAACCAACTGGCCGATGCCGGCCAGTTTTTCCGTACGGACAAGCTCACGTTGCAGGTAAGCCCGCTCAATGGCCACGCCGAGATCATCGGCCAGCAACTCCAATTTCGACATCTCAGTTTCGTTGACTCGCGCAAGTTCGCGAGGTTCGTCGAGCGAGAAGAACCCGGCGTACGTGCCTCGCGGAGACCGGATTGGCACTATCAGTTCATCGCCGCGCTGCCAGAAGGGATTGCTGCCGAAATCTGTTTTCCCCGGCACCGACCCGTATGGTTCCATTTCCTTTTGCGACAGCACGTACGTAGTTCGGCCAATCAGCCTACCGGTCGTCGCCAAGTCTGCGAGCTGCTGCGGGGACAACTGGCGTACAGAAATTTCCAGCTTCGCTAATACGTCCGGCTCAACTCCTGATGAGCCGGCGATATGTAACCTTTGCTGCTCGTCAACGAGCAAAACAGTTACACGACGGAAAGTCGTCACGGTGGTAATGATGCGTGCAATGTCCCCGCAGAGCGACCGCACATCCTGTCCGCTCAGCAATCGGGAAGTAACTTCGGCAAAGCTTTCAAGTTGCTGGTTAAGTCCGCGCTCTCGCTGGCGCATTTCATCGGAAATGTTCTTTTCTTCTTCCAGCAGAACCAGGATCATGCCGAATGCAAGGATGTATTTAGGGACATTCCAGAACTCACTGAACTCGCCCAGCATCTTCTCGAATTCCGGGTGGAACGCGGCGATCGCCCATACCAATGCCCAGCCGGCAAATCCGAGGAAAGTCGTGATCACTCCGGGAGTGCGCCGTCGGTAGTGCTGAACGAAAAGGATGCCGGAAAGCAGGAACATCCACATCAGCGCCAGCAGCGCTGGAAATTCGGTGTTTCCGCGGGCCGCTTGCACAACGGACGCTATTCCGCTGGCCGCCAGTGCGCCATAGAGTGCCAGCACCCCCGGAGACCATCGCCAGTCGCATGTCGCGAAGAACGCAATGGGGCCGAAGTACATGATCATTGCCGCCAGGGCGGAGAGTATCCACCACGTTGCTCCGGTTGCCGCTACGCAACTAAGGACTACTGCCGGTGTTCCTACGAGCAGTAGGAATTTGCGGCGGTATTCCGGGAATTCTGCTATCGGTGATGACGAGACTACGAAAACGATGCCTGCAAACGACACCAGCGTAAGGTCCGCAGCGATAATGAATGTGCGCGGCAGGCGGGAAGCTTCTTCGAGCAGGCGGATGGCAAAATGCGAGAGAACCAGGCCCCATCCCCAGACCCACAACCGGACTCGTACCGACGAGTGTTTCCGGCACGTGACAAGGAACACCGCTGCCAGTATCCCGAGTACCAGGGTCGCCGGAAGTTTCTGTATAAGTCCAGTCATGTATAAATGAGGACCCAGGTGTTCTGTATTAGTTTCAGCCCGCCAGGTTACGTTTGGGAGTCGCCAACCGGGTACTCCGGTTCGAAGCTTCCGGGTAACCTGCGGCATCTAAAGAAGTAACCCGAGTTACGCACTATGACAACCCAATTGTCGGTCCGCCGACTTACTTACGTATTAATACCTCTACTGTTGGCTATTCTGACCCTGCCGATGCTGGCAGAAGACCGTGGCGAAGGCCCGCTTGAGAAGGCTGAGCCCAAAAACATCACGGTAGACGAAATCATCCAGCGCTTCGCCGCTAAGGAAAAACAATTCAAATTGGCCCGCGAGCAGTACACCTGGCGACAGGACGTCCGCGTCAACGACATGGATGGCAATACTGCACTGGGTGAGTACCGCATGGTCACCGACATTCTTTTCGACGACAAGGGTAAGCGTGTCGAGAATGTTGTGTTTGCGCCGCAGTCGACGCTGCGGCAGATCTCGATGACGAGAGAAGATTTGGACGACATCGAAAAGCGCCTGCCATTCGTCCTCACGACCGATGAGATACCCGACTACAACATCCTCTACGTCGGCCAGCAGCAGCAGGACGAAATCCATACCTACGTGTTCGACATCGCACCCAAGAAGATCGAAAAGAACCGCCGCTACTTCCAGGGTCGCATCTGGGTCGACGATCAGGATTTCCAGATCGTGAAAACGCGCGGCAAGAACGTGCCCGACATCACGAGCAAAAGCGGAGAAAATCTCTTTCCGGAATTCACCACGTGGCGCGAACAGATTGATGGCAAGTACTGGTTCCCCACTTACACCATGATCGACGACACGCTCCACTTCAAGACCGGTGACGTTCGCGTGAAGCAGATCGTGAAATACACGAACTACAAGCGGTTCGGCTCTCAGATCAAGATTACCTACGAAGGGCAGGACATCGGCGCAGCCGAGCAGAACCAGCAGACTCAGCAACCTCAGCAGGGAACCGCCCCTCCGGAACAGAAGAAATAATCTGGTCGAAGTGAAAAGGCCGGAGCCTGAAGGCTTTGGCCTTTTTGCTTGGGGCAAGCAAAAGGCCGACCCAACCGGATCGGCCTTTGATTCGCCTCTAATGATCTTTTACGCTGCGGGTGCCAACGACCGTTGCGCTGAGTTTTGAATGAAGCGCTTCATCACCGTGGCCCACATAACTTTCTTCCGTACAGCACTTTCCTTCACATTGCGTCCTTGCGCGAACATTCCCAGCAACGCCTTCATCTTTAGGACGCGGAGTATCTCTGCTTCGCTTTCACTTACGCCGTAAGCTTCCACAAACTCGTCTTGCACCTGCGCGGTGATATTGCGGTTGCAGAACGGGTACTTCTCCAGCGCTTCCACGCAGGCCTGGAACTGGGCGACGTCGTTGAATGAACTGCCGTTCATCGTCATGTTGGCGTAATCGCAGATTCCTACCCCGTCTCCGACCACAACGTTGAGCGGAGTGAAGTCGTTCAGTACGGCCGAACCCGGAACGGTTTTGCTCGCCCGATTCAGGATTCCTTTTGCCCCATTCAGAATGGTTCTAACCGAATGGTCATCGAGTCCTGAGCCTTTGCAGTTATCACAGAGCTTTTCGAGTTCCTTCATGAGTCCGGCGGCGTCGAAAGGTATTGGGGAACCGCCGGTCGCGCGATGGAAATTCCGCAGCCATAGCCCCGTTTGGCGTGCGGCGCCGGCGAGGTGACCGTTGTCGGCGTATCCCGGCAGCAGGGCGGCTTTCATGATGATGGACTGCAGCGGCAGTCCATTGAACTTTTCCGATACGACGGCGCCAACATCCGTAAAGTCGCCGACCGGGCGGGGCACGCCTGATAGGTTGCGCTCCCGAAATAACTCGTAAACGGTCGCCAGGTTTTTGCCTTCGGTTTGGGCCATCGTTCGAGCCCCTTGCTGGCCACATTTGCTGGCGCGGTACACCTTTGCTGCCAGCCGCTCACTTCCGTCTGCAAAATCGATCACGATGTCGTAGATGTAATGGTCGCTTTTTGGCGTGTGACCCACCACGCGAACGTTGCGTAGTTCGCCGCGGCCGGGATAGTAGCTCTGCCCGGTTCGCTTGAGTTCTGAAACAATATGATCCATTACGGTTTCCGGCATTCGTTCTCCCAATGATCTGTTCGGTATAGGTGCTTTTCGGAGGGGCCAAGGTCGGATTTGCGGCGACGGCCCTAATCAAGCGAACAACTTAAGTGCAGTTATGGTTCCAGCCGCCACTTCGGCGAGGATGCCTGTAAGTGACTGATAATTCGTAGGGTTTACCACACGTCGACTGCTTTTCGAACCAGATAGGGTATCCGCATTCCCACACTTGGCAGTTATCAACCAGCAAACAGAAACAACGGTCAGGGGCGCCGAAAAGAAAAATATTCCCGTTTCAGACACAAGGATGAATTTCGTACACGCCAGGTGGCCTCACATGACGTGAATCGAAATAGCTTGTTGAGTATTCCAATAAAGTAGAAATGAGCCAGAGATCCACTTTTACAGCCCGGCTACGCCAGTCGGTGCCGCTTTCCGATGCCACCCGACATCTGCAGTTTGAGGTAGAGGACCTGCCGAGCTTCGACTTTGAACCTGGGCAGTTCATCTCCATGCAGGCGGAACATGACGGTCGCGAAATAACTCGTGCCTACTCTATAGCTTCGTCACCAAAGCATGAAAGCGTGTTTGACGTTTGCCTGAACCGGGTTAGGGAAGGCTTCTTCTCGAACCTGTTGTGCGACCTTCCCGAAGGCTCGCGGGTGAAATTCCATGGGCCGCATGGATATTTCATCCTGAAGAATCCTGTCCGCGATTCCATCTTCATTGGCACCGGTACCGGCATTGCCCCACTGCGTGGCATGTTGCACTGGTTGTACGAGGAGCCGGGCCGCAACCAGGGCCGCGAGTTCTGGCTTGTGTTTGGTGTTCGTTCCAGCGAGGACCTGTATTACCACGACGAATTCAAGCAGATGGAAGCGCAACATTCGAACTTCCATTACGTTCCTACGTTAAGCCGACCCGATGAAAACTGGACGGGTGCCCGCGGTTACGTGCAGGAGCACGTGCGGGAAATTGTGGGCGACCGAAAGGACATGGACGCGTATATCTGCGGCCTGAAGGACATGGTGAAAGCGAACCGTGACCTTCTGGTCAAAGATCTGGGATGGGACCGCAAATCGGTTCTATATGAGCGATTTGACTAAGTTCCAGCTCGCTTCCCACGGCGACAAGATATGCGTAGGGTGACGAAGTGGATTACCACGGTTACCTAAGGTCCATAACCTCCGTTAAGTTGTCAGAGGGCTCCGTGCGGGCGCAGTATCACGGCTGCAGTATGGGGGTGATATGAGTTTGAGAACGAAAGTCAGAGCGCAAAGCTGGGAAACGCGGGCATGGGATTTCATTACGGTTGCCGTAATGTTGGTGACTGCGTTTAGCTGCGCGATTTGGATGGTCAGAAGCTAATAGGATTGGGCGCACCCCTGTGCGCCCACGAAACGCCGTTTACCGGGCTGCCGCAGTCTGTGCCGTTGCACTCCTGAAGTACTCCAGGGACATCTTCAATCCCTGCTCGAGTTGTATCTTTGGTTCCCACCCGAACAGGCGCTTTGCCTTGGAAATATCCGGACGCCGCTGCTTCGGGTCGTCCTGTGGCAATGGCTCGAATCGGATGCGGCTCTTTGACCCCGTCACCTGAATCACTCGCTTTGCGCATTCCAGGATCGTGAACTCATTGGGATTGCCGATGTTCGTAGGCAGGTGCTCATCTGACTTCGCCAGACGGAGAATCCCTTCGACCTCGTCCGACACATAGCAGAAACTGCGCGTCTGGGAACCATCGCCGTAAACGGTGAGGTCTTCCCCCGTCAAAGCCTGCTTCATGAAGTTCGGAATTACACGACCGTCATTGATCTGCATCTTCGGTCCGTACGTGTTGAAAATACGGACGATGTGGGTATCAACTTTGTGATATCGCAAGTACGCCATCGTCAGGGCTTCGGAAAACCGTTTTGCTTCGTCATAAACAGAACGTGGGCCGATCGGATTGACGTGACCCCAGTACGTCTCCGTCTGTGGATGCACTTCCGGATCGCCATAGCATTCTGAGGTGGATGCCATGAAGTACTTCGCGCCGTGCCGTTTTGCGTACTCCAGTGAGTGGAAGGTGCCAAACGATCCAACCTGAAGCGTTTCGATTCCATGCTCCATGTAATCGACCGGGCTCGCGGGTGAGGCGAAGTTGAACACGTAATCCACCGGGCCGAACTCAAACGGAGTCGAAATGTCGTGGTTCCTGAACTCGAATCGCGGCTCGTTCGCAAGATGCGCGATATTTTCTTTGCGGCCCGTAATCAGGTTGTCGATGCAAAGGACCGAGTGTCCTTCCGCTAGCAGGGCATCGCAAAGGTGAGATCCCAGGAATCCGGCACCGCCGGTGACAAGAGTTCGCATTATTCTGCCTTTCCGCGAGTGGCCGCGAGTTTGCCGTCTTTTTGCGGCGGACGTGTCAGCGAAGGCTGCACGTCGGCCCGGCCAACACTGGAATAGATGAATCCATTGGCCGCCATGTGGGCTGGGTCGTGCAGATTACGCCCATCCACCACGATTGGATAGGTCAGGCTCGCCTTCAGACGTGGCAAATCGAGTTTCGCGAATTCAGGCCAATCCGTGAGAATCAAGAGTGCATCCGCGCCGTTGGCTGCCTCGTAGGCGGATTCGCAGTAAACCATGTTCTCGCTGGGTAATGTCTCTTTTGCACGCTCCGCTGCTGCCGGGTCGAAAGCACGGATCTCGCAGCCCTCCTTGAGCAGTGCCTTCACGATTTCAATTGCCGGGGATTCCCGGATATCGTCGGTCCCGCCTTTGAACGCCAGTCCCAGCACCGCCAGGCGCTTGCCTTTTAAGGTCCACAGTGCGTTCCGGACTTTCCGCAGGAATCGCGCTCGCTGTTCGGCGTTAATATTCATGACCTCCTGGAGCATGCGGAAGTCGTATCCCGTCTCACGCGCAACGGATGAAAATGCCTTCAGATCCTTCGGGAAGCAGGATCCGCCGTAGCCGACTCCAGGGTTCAGGAAGCGTCGCCCAATCCGCGAATCGCTGCCGATGCCGTCGCATACTTCTTTGATATCGGCGCCGACTGCTTCACAAATGTTTGCCACGGCGTTAATAAATGAAATCTTCGTGGCAAGGAAAGCATTTGAGGCGTGCTTGATCAACTCGGCGCTCTTCGTGCTGGTAATGATAATCGGAGGAGGAATCGGAGCGCCCGTCGTATTAGGAATCAGATTTTTCGATTTATAGTAGGCGCCTGACGTTAGCGGCTCGTAGATGTCCTTCAAAACTGACGCGCAGCGTTCGGTGTCAGCCCCGACAACAATGCGGTCGGGATAGAGGAAGTCGCCGACGGCAGTTCCTTCGCGCAGAAATTCCGGGTTCGATGCCACGTCGAAATGGTCGGGGTCGGCTCCATCGAGCAGCATCACCCGCCGCACCCAATTGCTGGTGAAAACAGGAACCGTGCTCTTCTCAACCACGATCTTATAGTCATCGATTGCGCCGGCAACTTCGCGGGAAACCTGTTCCACGTAAGAAAGGTCCGCATCTCCCTGCTCGGTCGAAGGTGTACCAACGGCGATGAAGATCGCCTGGCTCTGTTTGACCGCGCCGGGAAGATCAGTCGAAAACGTCAGGTTCTTTCCACGATGTCGCTCCAGCAACTCCGGCAGGAACTCTTCATGGATGGGGACACCCCCATCCTGCAACATCGCAATTTTCTCGGCATCGTTATCGATCGAGATCACCTGGTGCCCGATCTCGGCAAAGCACGCAGCCGCAACAAGACCTACATAACCGGAACCAATGACAGCAATTCGCATAAGAAGACCAGTTCTTAGATTTCGGGGTTTACTTTACACCTACGGCTATTAAGCTCAGACCCTTCCATGGCCAGACCCGATCGATCGGACGCATCAACGGCAACAGCATGTCCAAAGTTTTAAGTTGGAGTCGTGAAAAGCGTTTGCGCCTTAGGAACTTGGAATTAAGGTTCCAGCCGGGAACCGACATCCGGTTGAAGTCATCCATGTGCTCAAGCTTGAATCCCACCGATTCAAGCAAGGTGCGCAGTTCACCGGCCTCGAAGCGCATGCGCCGTCCGCGCTCCGTATCCAAAGTGCCGAATCGCTTCTTGCCCTGCGGTACCTGTATGATGACCCGCCCACCTTCGCGCAGGCTGCTGTACGCCGCAGCCAGAGACGCCGCGGGATTATCGAGCCCTTCCAACACATTGAGCAGCAAAACTGTGTCGAACTGCGACTCCAGACCGCGGAATTGTTCGGGCTGCCCCGGATCGAGTTCCATCACGTGCAGGTACGGCTTCCCAAGCGCGTACGAGCGCAGGTACGTCAGGTAATTCGGATTGACCTCGGCCGCCACATATAGGTCGCGCGGAATAAATTGGTTCGTAATACTTCCGACACCGGCTCCAATTTCAAGAATCTGGTTGCCGACAAAGGGACGAATAACCTCACCTAGCCACAGTGTGAACCGCCGCGCTTTATCCAGTTCCGAGATCAGCCGCGTGCCGTACTGGTCGTTCTCATAGAGATCGTCGATCAGCGTCCAATGCGCCATCGCCGCAAGCGCTAGCATTCCGTCGCGTGGACGAATCTTCTTGCCCTCCGCGTACGTCCGTGGCAGATATCGGATCGGCACCTCGAACACTCGCGCGCTTCGCTTCGCCAGCTTGAACGTCAACTCGATCTCGAATCGAAAATCGTTACTGCGGATTGGGATTGATTTCAGCAGTGTCGTGTTGATCGCTTTGTAGCAGGTCTCGACATCGGTGACGTGCAGGTCTGTCAACCAATTGCACATCGTCGTGATGCCCTTGTTCATCAGCGTGTGGCGGTACATCAGTGCCCGACGATAACTTGCCGACAGGTACCGCGACCCAAACACCGCGTCGGCGCCCTCTTCGGCGAACGGCACCAGTAGGGAAGGGATGTCCGCCGGGTTGTACTCGAAATCCGCGTCATGTACGACGCATACATCGCCGGAAGCCTGCGCAATCGCCGTCCTCAGGGCTCCGCCTTTTCCTTTGTTCGTCTCATGCCGGATGAGCGTGATCCGCGAATCCTCGGCTGCCAGCCGCCGCAGCACATCGCTGGTTCCGTCCTTGCTGCAATCATCCACAATGATCACTTCCAGTTCGCTGATCAGCGGATGCTGAAGCGCCAGCACTCTTCGAACGCTGGCTTCCACCACGTGGCGCTCGTTGTACACAGGAATAAGGACGCTGAGCCGAAAGGCACTCCGGGGCGTCTGCGTTTGCGTGTACGCTGGCTGGTGTTCCACGGTTTCGTCTGTGTTGGATGGAGTGCTGGCCAAACTCGCCTCGGTATCGGACTGCCCAAATCAGGCCATCGGCACCGCCCCATATGCAGCACGAAAGTCGGGCGATCCTCACGAAAGTATAAACCAGCAGCTGTCACAGACAGGAACAGTTAAGGCTTATTGCGGAGAGATCGCGGCGACCGTCCTGACCGTGTCGTTCACCTTCGGGAGGACGACGAAGGTTGCTTTCTCGTGCGCAGCCCGTAGTGCCCGCTCCACCGCATCTGCCAGCACCGTCTGGAATTGTCCGGTCAGCAGGTTGATGTCCAGCATCAGGTTGCGGTCGCTGTGTCTGCGGTGCACGGTGAATGTTGCCTGCTGCCCGTGCTTGGCAATGAGGGCCAGCGCAAGCTGCCAGTGGGCGTCGTCGTTCAGGGGCGCCGAGCCTTTGCGCCACTCGAAGCTGTATTGGCCGTTGTAGCTTTTCTTCAGGGCTTCGGGAATTTCAGCATGCTCCGTCGGACGAAAGGAGAGCTCAAACCCATCGAACTCATTTCCTTCGAAGGCCGACTGCAGCGTCAAGCAGATTGAGTTCAAGTCGTTTGCCGAACTCAGGTCCTCAGTCGCTCGCCGGATTGCGAGGTTATTCACGATCACCTGTTTTTGTTCGACAGTCCGCTTGGCCGTGCGACCCAACTCCGCGAATTCGTGGTAGCCGAGATGCTGCACTCCAAACACCATCAGCACCCCTACCACCACCAGCACAACACCCAGCGAACTGCCCGCCGGATACAACAGCAGGCTCAGCAGTCCTAGCAGTGCCGAAACTCCGTACAGCATCACCACGGCCTGCTTGTGCGAGAATCCGCGCTTGATCAGCTTATGGTGGATGTGCTCACGGTCGGCCGTAAACAGCGGTTGCCCGCTGAGGAACCGCCGCGTCACCGATAGAAATGTATCCAGCAGCGGCAATCCAAACGCCAGCACTGGGATGGCCACCGCCACTACCGTCGTACCTTTTTGCGCTCCGGCCAGCGAAACGGCGCTGAGCATGAATCCCAGGAACAGGGAACCCGAGTCGCCAAGGAAAATCGTCGCTGGGTTGAAGTTGTAGCGGAGAAATCCCAGGATCGCCCCGGCCAGCGTAACCGTCATCACCGAGATGAAGGCGTTGCCGGCGAACATCGACACCACAAAGACCACCAGCGTGGAAAAAAGCGCCGACCCCGCCGACAGCCCATCCAACCCATCGATCAAATTAAAAGCATTCGAGATCAGCAGCACCCACAGTACAGTCAGGA containing:
- a CDS encoding S9 family peptidase codes for the protein MLLRRLVAFILLLAPIALAQTKRPFTFVDMMALKRVGDPTPSPDGKWVVFPVQDVDLEKNTKATHLWIMPAGGGEARQISQGPGEDGPRWSPDGKSVLYISARDGESQVWVSDFDSARGIFVTDPRKVSSISTGADGAIWSPDGKNILFTSSVYPDCPSDACNQQRNDERNKSKVKAQIFTRLFYRHWSTYTYGKRTHLFVVPAEGGTARDITPGDHDVPPFSLGGQALYAISPDGKEVAFTSNIDELESVSTNNEVFIVPISGGTPKKISTAPGSDSTPLYSPDGKWIAWRMQMRNGYESDRFRLVLYNRLKGQIKNLTESFDQWVEAFAWAPKSDALYFVSEYQGEAPLYRIGINGGKPTLVQGGHVDSPAVSPDGATIFVTGQSIAMPNEIFAIHDGRGTAMKTQLTHINTPVLSQVAMSQLEPFWFNGALKTKVHGFLLKPPQFEPGKKYPVKFLIHGGPQGAWGDSWTYRWNAQLFAADGYVVVMINPRGSTGYGQKFIDEINGDWGGKPYEDLMAGLDYVAKTYPFIDGQRVCAMGASYGGYMVNWMLGHTNRFKCFVSHDGQFNTISAYGTTEELWFPEWEFQGTPWTNRATYEKWSPNNYATNFKTPTLVVHGQLDYRLDVSEGFQLFTYLQRLKVPSKMLYFPDEGHWVLKPQNSQLWYKTVNEWVDSHLKK
- a CDS encoding ATP-binding protein — translated: MTGLIQKLPATLVLGILAAVFLVTCRKHSSVRVRLWVWGWGLVLSHFAIRLLEEASRLPRTFIIAADLTLVSFAGIVFVVSSSPIAEFPEYRRKFLLLVGTPAVVLSCVAATGATWWILSALAAMIMYFGPIAFFATCDWRWSPGVLALYGALAASGIASVVQAARGNTEFPALLALMWMFLLSGILFVQHYRRRTPGVITTFLGFAGWALVWAIAAFHPEFEKMLGEFSEFWNVPKYILAFGMILVLLEEEKNISDEMRQRERGLNQQLESFAEVTSRLLSGQDVRSLCGDIARIITTVTTFRRVTVLLVDEQQRLHIAGSSGVEPDVLAKLEISVRQLSPQQLADLATTGRLIGRTTYVLSQKEMEPYGSVPGKTDFGSNPFWQRGDELIVPIRSPRGTYAGFFSLDEPRELARVNETEMSKLELLADDLGVAIERAYLQRELVRTEKLAGIGQLVAGMAHELNNPLTAVLGYSEMLSDFSEDPQVRQQAGIIQRESLRMKKIIENLVRFAKQDKAERKLLSINQSLEEALKLCGYQAKSRNIDLEMEVEKDLPMVRFDEAQLKQVFLNVLGNALEAVDGLEHRKITVRAGLNHGIVSVTVVDSGLGFADPERVFDPFFTTKGVGKGPGLGLSVCYGIVKQHGGEIRAFNAEPRGAGITIEMPAAQQELALTTTV
- a CDS encoding FAD-dependent oxidoreductase — protein: MSQRSTFTARLRQSVPLSDATRHLQFEVEDLPSFDFEPGQFISMQAEHDGREITRAYSIASSPKHESVFDVCLNRVREGFFSNLLCDLPEGSRVKFHGPHGYFILKNPVRDSIFIGTGTGIAPLRGMLHWLYEEPGRNQGREFWLVFGVRSSEDLYYHDEFKQMEAQHSNFHYVPTLSRPDENWTGARGYVQEHVREIVGDRKDMDAYICGLKDMVKANRDLLVKDLGWDRKSVLYERFD
- a CDS encoding UDP-glucuronic acid decarboxylase family protein, with translation MRTLVTGGAGFLGSHLCDALLAEGHSVLCIDNLITGRKENIAHLANEPRFEFRNHDISTPFEFGPVDYVFNFASPASPVDYMEHGIETLQVGSFGTFHSLEYAKRHGAKYFMASTSECYGDPEVHPQTETYWGHVNPIGPRSVYDEAKRFSEALTMAYLRYHKVDTHIVRIFNTYGPKMQINDGRVIPNFMKQALTGEDLTVYGDGSQTRSFCYVSDEVEGILRLAKSDEHLPTNIGNPNEFTILECAKRVIQVTGSKSRIRFEPLPQDDPKQRRPDISKAKRLFGWEPKIQLEQGLKMSLEYFRSATAQTAAAR